The Colius striatus isolate bColStr4 chromosome 19, bColStr4.1.hap1, whole genome shotgun sequence nucleotide sequence AAATTTTCTTGGCCAATGTGCAGACAcgcagaggagcagagagggaatgggtgggctcagggctgtgccctGATGAGCCCTTTGCCCACCTCTCCCGCCTGTGTGGCTCCAGTGCCTTTGGCAGAGCCAGCGGGATCGTTGAGCTTGAGATTAGAGCTGGTGTCAGCTTCAGGGAGTGCTGCCAAGTCTTCAGCGCTTCCAAGATTCCTGTCTGTCATGTCTATTGTTATTGTTATGATTTTCTTCTGTGACCACTTGCGGGCTTCTTTGGGTATGGTGACAAGGGGGCTCAAGCATGATGCTTTCTCGCTCGATGGGCTTAAACCAGTCCCGCAGATCCCAGCTGTCTGAGATGGCAGCTGTGGGACAGAGGAGCTTCCTGGCACAGCTGGTGGCTGCTGCCCTTGGGTCCAGATCACATTTTGTTGGATTGTGTTGGAGCCAGGATCACTCTCCTTGCTCgtgtgggagctgctggtgctgtccTGGGCCACTGAAGATGGAGAGGGAATCCTGTGGAGAGAAGAGGCTGCTGAGGCCCCACCATGACTGTgctgggtgggtgtgaggaggcgcTGGGCACACTGTGGGCTGCAGGTACCCACCTGCCCAtgggagctgtgggcacagaGAGCTCTGTGCAGAGCGCTGGGTGCCCCgaagccctgggctggggctccGCTCGCCCGCCCGTGGCTCATCTCCTCTGGGCCCTGACCACCCTGACGTGCTCTGCACGGGCCAGGAAGGAGAGCTGACCCCAGCAGGGCAAGGAGACCAAAGCTGGGAGCGACACCGCAGGGCCAGGAGAGCCTCCTGTTCTCCTTTGTCGGTGTGCCCGGCagagagcagccctggctgcccctgGCCGGCCCTGAAGGGACACACTGACTCCCTTTCTCCAAAGCCAGGCCAGAAGCTGGGGGGTTCCTCACCACAGCCCGAGCTGCTGGGACAAGGCGAACCTGTGGGATTTAGGGCATCACCTGACAGGGCGATTGCTGCTGGTGGGGGCCCTGGTAGGGAGATGTCACCATGGCAATTCTCACTCCCTGTGGCCAAGTCAGTCCTTGCTGGGTTTACTTTCCAACCTTGCTCTGCCTACGTCTGTCGCTGCCTCTGCTTTTGTTAGGGCAGGGTCACTTTTACCCTGTACTTGGGGTTTCAGAAAAGAATGGAGAGGCCAGTCCAGACATCTGACAGCAGAAGTCTCAGTCAAGCCTGGCTGGTGCCTCACCCACAACTCCACAATAGCCTCTCAAAATGATTCATGGCCAAGATCAGGCACCTCGTACACAAGTTGGTCGGGAAACCTGCCGACAACTCACCGTTTCCTCTTCTTGTACAGACAGATCAAAGCAACCAACAGGGACAACAGGAGGCACAAGCAGAAGAAAGTCCCGGCaaatatgaggaaatgggtctGGAATCCCAGAAGACGCTCGGCCTTTGAGTTTTTCTCACCTTCCACACCTGGAGGAACAATTCTGCAGGTTAGTGTGTCCTGTGCACTGCTGGAAATCTCACAGCAGGTCTGAGCAAGGAAACTCCTCTTTCTTTGGCACTGGCACACCTTGCCTCTCTGGGGCCGCttagtgctgctgcagggaggctcCCTCTGAGCCTTTGAGACGAGCTGTCCCACCAAACAGAATTCATGAGGCCCCATGGGGAGCACATGGGCGGGAACAGCGCTTTGACCCGTTGCCCCTTGGAGCAACACAGACAAAACCCATCCCTGTGTCCAGGGACAGCCAACTCTTGTGAATGGGGTGAGGTGGGCAGTGGGCATCTCGCTGCATCCACAGAGGGTTACACCTCAGCATCTCTCTGGCACAATGTTGGCCATAACCTTCCCCGCCAAGAGCTGACAGTTGACCTCAGAGAGCCGTTCCTGGCTGCCGTCACTCCGCTCGCTCTGCACTGACGGTTGGGCTGTGGCTGGAACCAGGGGAAGAGCCTGCAGACACCCTGTGACGTTCAGCTATGACCCCGGATGGCCAAGTGACAGCAATTACCTGGCACGGCTGTTGACTGGAATGGCcttgttttttcctcagagaCTGCCACCGTCCGACTGCCTGTTTGTGGATCTGCCACCTTCTCCAAGGGCACTTCGTCTGCCtctttagaaagaaagaaagaaagaacgaCAGAAGGTCAATCTAATTAGAAGTAACAGTTCCTCAAGAGGAACATCATCTCCTCAGGAGGCACAGGCTTGGCAGCCCCTCTGGTTGGGACTGATATATGTGCCCACCATTTTCTCTGCCGTGTCCAAGCCCTCCACACATTTCTTTACAACAATCTTTACCTGGCACGGCTCCCGGGTGAGCCGCCCCCGCTCTGTTGGCAGAGACTGTCACggtgctgctgcctccttcctGAACCGACGGCTTCTCATCCTCATGGGGCGACTCTTCAGAAAGAGAGGGAGACAGTTCAGT carries:
- the LOC133627319 gene encoding uncharacterized protein LOC133627319, with protein sequence MMGKTRMVMATTCLLILGILSVLVAHGHWSTLQRRRRSATAGGDADPSAWLGVRGANLPYLMDANADAPQPDPTLQPIWNLWESPHEDEKPSVQEGGSSTVTVSANRAGAAHPGAVPEADEVPLEKVADPQTGSRTVAVSEEKTRPFQSTAVPGVEGEKNSKAERLLGFQTHFLIFAGTFFCLCLLLSLLVALICLYKKRKRIPSPSSVAQDSTSSSHTSKESDPGSNTIQQNVIWTQGQQPPAVPGSSSVPQLPSQTAGICGTGLSPSSEKASCLSPLVTIPKEARKWSQKKIITITIDMTDRNLGSAEDLAALPEADTSSNLKLNDPAGSAKGTGATQAGEVGKGLIRAQP